From a region of the Georgenia yuyongxinii genome:
- a CDS encoding AAA family ATPase, with translation MKTDELFASPESLAAALATTGYLADVGLATVTWLAHRLQRPILVEGEPGTGKTALAEALAQAAGRPLIRLQCYEGIDASQALYDWDFPRQILHLRAVEALAGARAATAAAASGTGTGTGTGEPQPDAVVREAELFDERFLLARPILRALRESPCVLLIDEIDRADDEFEAFLLEVLSTWQVTIPEIGTVTATEPPMVVLTSNRTRDLHDALKRRCLYQWIDHPGFEQEVDIVRTRLPEVDAALTEQVVALVQSLRRDGELIKPPGVAETLDWARALDALGASAVDPDVAARTLGAAIKYREDEHRVRELLHQTGRQP, from the coding sequence GTGAAGACGGACGAGCTGTTCGCGAGCCCGGAGTCGTTGGCCGCCGCCCTCGCCACCACCGGTTATCTCGCCGACGTCGGGCTGGCGACGGTCACGTGGCTCGCGCACCGGCTTCAGCGGCCGATCCTGGTGGAGGGCGAACCGGGGACGGGCAAGACCGCGCTGGCCGAGGCGCTCGCCCAGGCCGCCGGGCGTCCGCTGATCCGGTTGCAGTGCTACGAGGGCATCGACGCCTCCCAGGCGCTCTACGACTGGGACTTCCCGCGCCAGATTCTTCACCTGCGCGCGGTCGAGGCCCTGGCCGGGGCCCGAGCCGCCACCGCAGCAGCTGCCAGCGGGACCGGCACCGGCACCGGCACCGGCGAACCGCAGCCGGACGCCGTCGTGCGCGAGGCGGAGCTCTTCGACGAGCGGTTCCTGCTGGCCCGGCCGATCCTGCGGGCGCTGCGCGAGAGCCCCTGCGTGCTCCTTATCGACGAGATCGATCGGGCCGATGACGAGTTCGAGGCGTTCCTGCTGGAGGTGCTCTCCACCTGGCAGGTGACGATCCCGGAGATCGGGACGGTCACCGCCACCGAGCCGCCCATGGTCGTGCTGACCTCCAACCGCACCCGCGATCTGCACGACGCGCTCAAGCGGCGCTGCCTGTACCAGTGGATCGACCATCCCGGCTTCGAGCAGGAGGTCGACATCGTCCGCACCCGCCTGCCGGAGGTGGACGCGGCGCTGACCGAGCAGGTGGTGGCTCTGGTTCAGAGCCTGCGCCGCGACGGTGAGCTCATCAAGCCCCCCGGGGTCGCCGAGACCCTCGACTGGGCTCGGGCCCTGGACGCGCTCGGCGCGAGCGCGGTCGACCCCGACGTCGCCGCCCGCACCCTGGGCGCGGCGATCAAGTACCGCGAGGACGAGCACCGGGTGCGCGAGCTTCTGCATCAGACGGGCCGGCAGCCGTGA
- a CDS encoding vWA domain-containing protein, whose amino-acid sequence MPWTVQESLLGFARALRAAGLPVTAAHERLFLQAAAEVGISAREQVYWAGRCTLTGSPDDVVPFDEIFASWFGGASFETLTRRPSPLPSGLQAPLVDGAESVLRLSGSPAPAVASTTEVLRHRDIGVMGAAERQELRRLLATLDPRPPRRRARRHTAARRGDLDGPRTLREQRRRMGEVGPVVYRRKRLRNRRTVVLLDVSGSMRPYADSNLRLAHRMLHAAPRTTEVFTMGTRLTRVTRALRPRTADQALVAAGDVVPDWAGGTRLGEMLRAFVDRWGRGGLARQAVVVVFSDGWERQEPELLGEQARRLRALAHCVIWVSPHRGKAGYQPVQQGIMAVLPHIDHFVAGHSLAAFAELLDAVAQA is encoded by the coding sequence GTGCCGTGGACTGTCCAGGAGTCCCTGCTCGGTTTCGCCCGGGCGTTGCGGGCGGCCGGGCTGCCGGTCACGGCCGCACACGAGCGTCTGTTCCTGCAGGCGGCGGCAGAGGTCGGCATCTCTGCCCGGGAGCAGGTGTATTGGGCAGGCCGTTGCACCCTGACCGGCTCGCCGGACGACGTCGTGCCCTTCGACGAGATCTTCGCCAGCTGGTTCGGCGGGGCATCGTTCGAAACGCTGACCCGCAGGCCCTCGCCTCTGCCGTCTGGGCTACAGGCCCCGCTGGTCGACGGGGCGGAGAGCGTGCTGCGCCTGTCGGGCAGTCCGGCCCCGGCGGTGGCGTCCACGACCGAGGTGCTCCGACACCGCGACATCGGCGTGATGGGCGCCGCGGAGCGCCAAGAGCTCCGGCGCCTTCTGGCCACCCTCGACCCCCGCCCGCCACGGCGCCGGGCCCGGCGGCACACCGCCGCGCGGCGCGGTGACCTGGACGGCCCTCGCACCCTGCGCGAGCAGCGCCGCCGCATGGGCGAGGTCGGACCGGTGGTCTACCGCCGCAAGCGGCTGCGCAACCGGCGCACCGTGGTGCTGCTCGACGTCTCCGGCTCGATGCGGCCCTACGCCGACTCCAACCTCCGCCTGGCCCACCGGATGCTCCACGCGGCGCCGCGGACCACCGAGGTGTTCACCATGGGCACCCGCCTGACCCGGGTGACCCGCGCGCTGCGCCCCCGCACCGCCGACCAGGCCCTGGTCGCGGCCGGCGACGTCGTGCCGGACTGGGCCGGCGGCACCCGGCTCGGTGAGATGCTGCGGGCCTTCGTCGACCGGTGGGGCCGCGGCGGGTTGGCCCGGCAGGCCGTCGTCGTCGTCTTCAGCGACGGGTGGGAGCGGCAGGAGCCCGAGCTCCTCGGCGAGCAGGCGCGCCGGCTGCGTGCGCTGGCCCACTGCGTGATCTGGGTCAGCCCGCACCGCGGCAAGGCGGGGTACCAGCCGGTGCAGCAGGGCATCATGGCGGTCCTGCCCCACATCGACCACTTCGTCGCCGGGCACTCCCTGGCCGCGTTCGCCGAGCTGCTCGACGCCGTCGCCCAAGCCTGA
- a CDS encoding SRPBCC family protein has translation MELTHAFTVPADPARTWALLTDLHRVGSCFPGASVTEADADSFTGTVKVKLGPIALTYTGTGSFVERDDAGHRAVIEARGKDRRGNGTASVTVTMSLTDDGAGTRVEVLTDLSITGKPAQFGRGVMQDVSDKLLGQFVACIESQFETASGPTAEPGLGESGPTAVPAPAAAPPAMATASRPAPDAARGIRPTPAPAGQTTDAVDLGAAVLPVLVRRYAMIGAVGLVGLVAGIVVGRAGRSS, from the coding sequence GTGGAGCTGACCCACGCCTTCACCGTCCCCGCCGACCCGGCCCGCACCTGGGCGCTGCTCACCGACCTGCACCGGGTGGGCAGCTGCTTCCCCGGCGCGAGCGTCACCGAGGCCGACGCCGACTCCTTCACCGGGACCGTCAAGGTCAAGCTCGGGCCCATCGCCCTGACGTACACGGGCACGGGTAGCTTCGTCGAGCGGGACGATGCCGGCCACCGGGCGGTCATCGAGGCCCGGGGGAAGGATCGGCGCGGCAACGGCACGGCGTCGGTCACCGTGACGATGTCGCTGACCGACGACGGCGCCGGCACCCGGGTGGAGGTCCTCACCGACCTCAGCATCACCGGCAAGCCGGCCCAGTTCGGCCGCGGGGTCATGCAGGACGTCTCCGACAAGCTCCTCGGCCAGTTCGTCGCGTGCATCGAGAGCCAGTTCGAGACCGCGTCCGGGCCGACGGCGGAGCCGGGGTTGGGGGAGTCCGGGCCGACGGCGGTGCCTGCGCCTGCGGCTGCGCCGCCGGCCATGGCCACGGCATCCCGGCCTGCGCCGGACGCCGCCCGAGGCATACGACCCACCCCGGCGCCGGCGGGACAGACCACGGACGCGGTGGATCTCGGCGCGGCCGTGCTACCAGTGCTGGTGCGGCGTTACGCCATGATCGGCGCGGTCGGGCTCGTCGGGCTGGTGGCGGGGATCGTCGTCGGACGGGCCGGGCGCAGCTCTTAG
- a CDS encoding FAD binding domain-containing protein, which produces MIPAAFDYLAPTSLSDALAALAEHGDDAKIIAGGQSLLPVLRMRLNAPEVLVDLAKVPGLAGITDAGDRLRIGAMTTYQQLLDDPAVDQHAGVLVKAITEVADPQIRHRGTLGGALAHADPAGDVGAPVLALDATMVIAGADGTERRVPAAEFFLGLFETAVGPGEVLVAVEISKHTGWGCAYEKFVRVSHQWAIVGVAVTARAEAGTITEARVALTNMGATPLRARDVERLLIGMPATATDLDAICARAGEGTEPPSDLNGDAEYRRHLAGVLTRRAVLTAVGA; this is translated from the coding sequence ATGATCCCCGCAGCGTTCGACTACCTCGCTCCCACGAGCCTGTCCGATGCCCTGGCAGCCCTGGCCGAGCACGGCGACGACGCCAAGATCATCGCCGGCGGCCAGTCCCTCCTACCCGTGCTGCGGATGCGCCTGAACGCCCCCGAGGTGCTCGTCGACCTCGCCAAGGTCCCCGGGCTGGCCGGCATCACCGACGCCGGGGACCGACTGCGCATCGGCGCGATGACCACCTATCAGCAGCTCCTCGACGACCCCGCCGTCGACCAGCACGCCGGCGTGCTGGTCAAGGCGATCACCGAGGTCGCCGACCCGCAGATCCGCCACCGGGGCACCCTGGGCGGGGCACTGGCCCACGCGGACCCGGCCGGCGACGTCGGCGCGCCCGTCCTCGCCCTCGACGCCACCATGGTCATCGCCGGCGCGGACGGGACCGAGCGGCGGGTACCGGCCGCGGAGTTCTTCCTCGGCCTTTTCGAGACGGCGGTAGGACCGGGCGAGGTGCTCGTCGCCGTCGAGATCTCCAAGCACACCGGGTGGGGCTGCGCGTACGAGAAGTTCGTCCGCGTCTCCCACCAGTGGGCGATCGTCGGGGTCGCGGTCACCGCCCGCGCCGAGGCCGGGACCATCACTGAGGCCCGGGTGGCGCTCACGAACATGGGTGCCACGCCGCTGCGGGCCCGTGACGTCGAGCGGTTGCTGATCGGGATGCCGGCCACCGCGACGGACCTCGACGCGATCTGCGCCCGGGCGGGGGAGGGCACCGAGCCGCCGTCGGACCTCAACGGCGACGCCGAGTACCGCCGACACCTCGCCGGTGTCCTGACCCGCCGGGCGGTGCTCACGGCCGTGGGGGCGTGA
- a CDS encoding xanthine dehydrogenase family protein molybdopterin-binding subunit yields MTLTEERTATATSEIGRARRRKEDRRLITGRTRWTDNIVLPGMLHLAMVRSPFAHATITAIDTAAAKDAEGVVAVLTGADVADEQGALPTAWPITPDQKAQPHPAIAVDRVAFAGEIVAVVIARSPAAARDAAELVDVDYVELPAVVDLKDAAADTALAHPDLGTNVSAVWTFDSAAAGTGSDVEDAIAGAEVLIEREFRQQRLIPAYMEPRATAVDPTGEQYTMWTSTQVPHILRVMLALTLGVPESKVRVIAPDVGGGFGGKLQVTPEEVITFLAARRTGKPCKWTETRSESLVSGHHGRDQWQKLTLAAKRDGTVTGLKVELTADMGAYLGLVTPGVPILGAFMYNAIYKFPAYHFTCTNVFTNKTWTDAYRGAGRPEATFAIERLMDDLAAELGMDPLELREKNWITHEEFPFTTVAGLEYDSGNYEAATARAKELFDYDALRREQAERRAARDTVQLGIGVSTFTEMCGLAPSRVLGALSYGAGGWEHAAVRMLPTGKVEVVTGTSPHGQGHVTAWSQIVADRLGVPFEDVEVLHGDTQISHKGLDTYGSRSLVVGGQAVVKAADKVIEKALPLAAHVLEAAEDDLEFTGGKFQVKGTDTAIGLTDLALRVFAAHDLPDGMEPSLDADATFDPVNFSYPHGTHLCAMEVDTETGQVTMRSYVCVDDVGTIVNPLLVEGQVHGGLVQGIAQALWEEAVYDEQGTLVSGSFVDYTLPTAADTISFVTENTVTPSLTNDLGAKGVGEAGTIASTPAVVNAVLDAVRHLGVEDITMPLTPQRVWRAVREAGGARADGAAVPEGAALPDGAAPPDAAAHFAPGEPNQDPLPGDADQNPRDDEGGAR; encoded by the coding sequence ATGACCCTCACCGAGGAGCGCACCGCAACGGCCACCTCCGAGATCGGCCGGGCCCGCCGCCGCAAGGAGGACCGCCGGCTCATCACCGGCCGCACCCGGTGGACCGACAACATCGTGCTGCCCGGCATGCTGCACCTGGCCATGGTGCGCAGCCCCTTCGCCCACGCGACCATCACCGCGATCGACACCGCCGCCGCCAAGGACGCCGAGGGCGTCGTCGCCGTCCTTACGGGCGCGGACGTCGCCGACGAACAGGGCGCCCTGCCCACCGCCTGGCCGATCACGCCCGACCAGAAGGCCCAGCCCCACCCGGCCATCGCCGTCGACCGGGTCGCCTTCGCCGGGGAGATCGTCGCCGTCGTCATCGCCCGCAGCCCTGCCGCCGCCCGCGACGCCGCGGAGCTGGTCGACGTCGACTACGTCGAGCTGCCCGCCGTCGTCGATCTCAAGGACGCCGCCGCCGACACAGCCCTGGCCCACCCGGACCTGGGCACCAACGTCTCGGCCGTGTGGACCTTCGACTCCGCCGCGGCCGGTACCGGCAGTGACGTCGAGGACGCCATCGCCGGCGCGGAGGTGCTCATCGAGCGCGAGTTCCGCCAGCAGCGGCTCATCCCCGCCTACATGGAGCCGCGCGCGACGGCGGTGGACCCCACCGGCGAGCAGTACACGATGTGGACCTCCACGCAGGTCCCGCACATCCTGCGGGTGATGCTGGCCCTGACCCTGGGCGTGCCGGAGTCGAAGGTGCGGGTCATCGCCCCCGACGTGGGCGGCGGGTTCGGCGGCAAGCTGCAGGTCACGCCCGAGGAGGTCATCACCTTCCTCGCGGCGCGCCGCACCGGCAAGCCGTGCAAGTGGACCGAGACGCGGAGCGAGTCCCTCGTCTCCGGCCACCACGGCCGCGACCAGTGGCAAAAGCTCACCCTGGCCGCGAAGCGCGACGGCACCGTCACCGGGCTCAAGGTCGAGCTGACGGCGGACATGGGCGCCTATCTGGGCCTGGTCACCCCCGGGGTGCCGATCCTCGGGGCGTTCATGTACAACGCCATCTACAAGTTCCCCGCCTATCACTTCACCTGCACCAACGTCTTCACCAACAAGACGTGGACCGACGCCTACCGCGGCGCGGGCCGGCCCGAGGCGACCTTCGCCATCGAGCGGCTCATGGACGACCTCGCCGCCGAGCTCGGCATGGACCCCCTCGAGCTGCGCGAGAAGAACTGGATCACCCACGAGGAGTTCCCCTTCACCACCGTCGCCGGCCTGGAGTACGACTCGGGCAACTACGAGGCGGCCACGGCCCGGGCCAAGGAGCTCTTCGACTACGACGCGCTGCGCCGCGAGCAGGCCGAGCGCCGCGCCGCCCGCGACACGGTCCAGCTCGGTATCGGCGTCTCGACGTTCACCGAGATGTGCGGGCTGGCCCCCTCCCGGGTGCTCGGCGCGCTGAGCTACGGCGCCGGCGGCTGGGAGCACGCCGCGGTGCGGATGCTGCCCACCGGCAAGGTCGAGGTGGTCACCGGCACCTCCCCGCACGGCCAGGGGCACGTGACGGCGTGGAGCCAGATCGTCGCCGACCGGCTCGGGGTGCCCTTCGAGGACGTCGAGGTCCTCCACGGTGACACCCAGATCTCCCACAAGGGCCTGGACACCTACGGGTCCCGCTCACTCGTCGTCGGCGGCCAGGCCGTGGTCAAGGCCGCGGACAAGGTGATCGAGAAGGCCCTGCCGCTGGCCGCGCACGTGCTCGAGGCCGCCGAGGACGACCTGGAGTTCACCGGCGGGAAGTTCCAGGTCAAGGGCACCGACACCGCGATCGGGCTGACCGACCTGGCCCTGCGGGTCTTCGCCGCCCACGACCTGCCCGACGGCATGGAGCCGAGCCTGGACGCCGACGCCACCTTCGACCCGGTCAACTTCTCCTACCCGCACGGCACCCACCTGTGCGCGATGGAGGTCGACACCGAGACCGGCCAGGTGACGATGCGCAGCTACGTGTGCGTGGACGACGTCGGCACGATCGTCAACCCGTTGCTGGTCGAGGGGCAGGTGCACGGAGGCCTCGTCCAGGGCATCGCCCAGGCGCTATGGGAAGAGGCGGTCTACGACGAGCAGGGCACGCTGGTGTCCGGCTCGTTCGTCGACTACACCCTGCCCACGGCCGCGGACACGATCTCCTTCGTCACCGAGAACACCGTGACCCCGTCGCTGACGAACGACCTCGGCGCCAAGGGCGTCGGGGAGGCCGGGACCATCGCCTCGACCCCGGCCGTGGTCAACGCCGTGCTCGACGCCGTCCGTCATCTCGGGGTGGAGGACATCACCATGCCCCTGACCCCGCAGCGGGTGTGGCGCGCGGTTCGGGAGGCCGGGGGAGCCCGGGCCGACGGCGCAGCCGTGCCCGAGGGCGCAGCCTTGCCCGACGGCGCAGCCCCGCCCGACGCGGCCGCACACTTCGCGCCGGGCGAGCCCAACCAGGACCCGCTGCCCGGCGACGCCGACCAGAACCCCCGCGACGACGAAGGCGGTGCCCGATGA
- a CDS encoding (2Fe-2S)-binding protein has translation MTRIRVTVDGTRYSDEVEPRTLLVHYLRETLGKTGTVIGCDTSNCGACTVHLDGRSVKSCNVLAVQADGHEVTTIEGLAQDGELTAVQQAFHDCHALQCGYCTPGMIMQATDLIAHTEDLTEEKIRVGLEGNLCRCTGYHNIVRAVQQAAGATTAEAEETAPAAMATAEVRS, from the coding sequence ATGACTCGCATTCGCGTGACTGTCGACGGCACCCGGTACAGCGACGAGGTCGAGCCCAGGACCCTGCTCGTCCACTACCTGCGCGAGACCCTCGGCAAGACCGGGACCGTCATCGGCTGCGACACCTCGAACTGCGGCGCCTGCACCGTCCACCTCGACGGGCGCAGCGTGAAGTCCTGCAACGTCCTGGCCGTCCAGGCCGACGGGCATGAGGTGACCACCATCGAGGGGCTCGCGCAGGACGGCGAGCTCACCGCTGTCCAGCAGGCCTTCCACGACTGCCACGCCCTGCAGTGCGGCTACTGCACGCCGGGCATGATCATGCAGGCCACCGATCTCATCGCCCACACCGAGGACCTCACCGAGGAGAAGATCCGCGTCGGTCTCGAGGGCAACCTGTGCCGGTGCACCGGCTACCACAACATCGTCCGCGCCGTGCAGCAGGCAGCCGGCGCGACGACGGCGGAGGCCGAGGAGACAGCACCGGCGGCCATGGCGACGGCGGAGGTGCGGTCATGA
- a CDS encoding iron chaperone, whose translation MGTVDETIAEVPSPSREALRHVIDIARRLAPGAEDGMSYGMPALKVAGKPYVAVVAAAKHLSLFPFSSAAIDTVRTDLTGYSLSRGTVRFSAEHPLPDDVVERLLRARLAEIGG comes from the coding sequence ATGGGCACCGTCGACGAGACCATTGCCGAAGTTCCTTCGCCGTCGCGCGAGGCCCTCCGGCACGTCATCGACATCGCGCGGCGTCTCGCACCGGGGGCTGAGGACGGCATGAGCTACGGAATGCCGGCCCTGAAGGTGGCCGGAAAGCCGTATGTCGCGGTCGTCGCCGCTGCCAAGCACCTTTCCCTGTTCCCGTTCTCGTCCGCGGCGATCGACACCGTCCGCACGGACCTGACGGGCTACTCGCTGTCGAGGGGCACGGTGCGGTTCTCGGCCGAGCACCCGCTGCCCGACGACGTCGTCGAGCGCCTCTTGCGCGCCCGGCTGGCCGAGATCGGCGGGTAG
- a CDS encoding competence/damage-inducible protein A produces the protein MPNPTAAILVIGDEVLSGRTREANAYHLAGELTRVGIDLREIRVVPDDHAFIVDALNALRAAHDHLFTSGGIGPTHDDITADAVAAAFDVGIDVRDDARELLENAMAGRGQTATEEQLRMARIPDGATLITNGISGAPGFSIGNVHVMAGVPSIFVAMLAVVLPTLDAGTPRLSREVRFEVGESRIASPLRELAEEVPQLSVGSYPFRDGDVRGTNVVVRGTDPAMVEDAVARLEALRATVGA, from the coding sequence ATGCCGAACCCCACTGCCGCGATCCTCGTGATCGGTGACGAAGTCCTCTCCGGGCGCACCCGCGAGGCCAACGCCTACCACCTCGCCGGCGAGCTCACCCGCGTCGGGATCGACCTGCGGGAGATCAGGGTGGTGCCCGACGACCACGCCTTCATCGTCGACGCCCTCAACGCCCTGCGCGCCGCGCACGACCACTTGTTCACCTCGGGGGGCATCGGCCCCACCCACGACGACATCACCGCCGACGCCGTCGCCGCGGCTTTCGACGTCGGCATCGACGTGCGCGACGACGCCCGCGAGCTGCTCGAGAACGCCATGGCCGGCCGCGGACAGACCGCCACCGAGGAGCAGCTGCGCATGGCCCGCATCCCCGACGGCGCCACCCTCATCACCAACGGCATCTCCGGCGCGCCAGGATTCAGCATCGGCAACGTCCACGTCATGGCCGGGGTGCCGAGCATCTTCGTCGCGATGCTCGCGGTCGTCCTGCCCACGCTCGACGCCGGCACCCCGCGCCTGTCCCGCGAGGTCCGATTCGAGGTGGGCGAGAGCCGGATCGCCTCCCCGCTGCGCGAGCTCGCCGAGGAGGTGCCGCAGCTGAGCGTCGGCTCCTACCCGTTCCGCGACGGCGACGTCCGGGGCACGAACGTGGTGGTGCGCGGCACCGACCCGGCCATGGTCGAGGACGCGGTGGCGCGGCTCGAGGCGCTGCGGGCGACTGTCGGCGCGTGA
- a CDS encoding dihydrofolate reductase family protein produces the protein MGTIAIHEFIALDGVYEDPRWTSEYGFDPKMGETLGAITGASTAILLGRTTYEMFAPAWSTRTVEDDPGAPFFNDTHKYVVASREPSVEWGPSTRLPYSADAIRDLKESTDGIIYVSGSGTLVRALLRDGLVDDLHLFVYPVARGTGAHLFEADGAPTRLALKEHDVYDNGVVHLTYGQG, from the coding sequence ATGGGCACCATCGCGATTCACGAGTTCATCGCGCTCGACGGGGTGTACGAGGACCCCAGATGGACCTCCGAGTACGGCTTCGACCCGAAGATGGGGGAGACCCTCGGGGCGATCACGGGCGCGTCGACAGCGATCCTGCTGGGGCGCACGACGTACGAGATGTTCGCGCCCGCCTGGTCAACCCGCACGGTCGAGGACGACCCAGGAGCGCCGTTCTTCAACGACACCCACAAGTACGTCGTCGCCTCCCGCGAGCCGAGCGTGGAATGGGGGCCGTCCACGCGGCTGCCCTACTCCGCGGACGCGATCCGCGACCTCAAGGAGAGCACCGACGGCATCATCTACGTCTCCGGCAGCGGCACGCTCGTCCGGGCGCTCCTGCGGGACGGCCTCGTGGACGATCTGCACTTGTTCGTCTACCCGGTCGCCCGCGGCACGGGGGCCCACCTGTTCGAGGCCGACGGCGCCCCCACCCGCCTCGCGCTGAAGGAGCACGACGTCTACGACAACGGCGTGGTGCACCTGACCTACGGGCAGGGCTGA
- a CDS encoding CPBP family glutamic-type intramembrane protease, with protein sequence MPGMLSGWCEKLGWTAYATDPLQDRYGASHAALVLGVAWALVHVVPYAQAGNDARWIVGQCLFTVALRVVPAWIYNNTGHSVLAVATCQASSNLAWSLVPVPRPGLALRPGRDRAADDGDHARRRAALRARTLAR encoded by the coding sequence ATGCCAGGAATGCTGAGCGGCTGGTGCGAGAAGCTGGGCTGGACGGCGTACGCCACCGATCCCCTGCAGGACCGGTACGGCGCATCGCACGCGGCGCTCGTCCTGGGGGTGGCGTGGGCGCTTGTGCATGTCGTCCCCTATGCGCAGGCGGGCAACGACGCGCGGTGGATCGTGGGCCAATGCCTCTTCACGGTGGCGCTGCGCGTGGTGCCAGCCTGGATCTACAACAACACCGGCCACAGCGTCCTGGCCGTCGCCACCTGTCAGGCGTCGTCGAACCTCGCCTGGTCCCTGGTCCCTGTTCCCAGACCAGGGCTCGCACTTCGACCCGGTCGTGACCGCGCTGCTGACGACGGCGATCACGCTCGCCGTCGTGCTGCGCTTCGGGCTCGCACGCTCGCGCGGTAG
- a CDS encoding nuclear transport factor 2 family protein has product MADREEFLRWVETSLYDAELALHNGDAGPRRALWSRTEPVSVLGAFRNAHGLAEMDELFTALERSFSDCTSYGFEMQAYDVIGDMAYTAGLEHTSTSIDGQPRTYTLRATQVYRREGGAWKVAHRHADTVTD; this is encoded by the coding sequence ATGGCCGATCGCGAGGAATTCCTGAGGTGGGTCGAGACCTCCCTGTACGACGCGGAGCTCGCGCTGCACAACGGCGACGCCGGCCCCCGGCGGGCGCTGTGGTCACGCACGGAGCCGGTGAGCGTCCTCGGCGCGTTCCGCAACGCTCATGGACTCGCCGAGATGGACGAGCTCTTCACCGCCCTGGAACGCTCCTTCTCCGACTGCACCTCCTACGGTTTCGAGATGCAGGCGTATGACGTGATCGGGGACATGGCCTACACCGCGGGCCTGGAACACACGTCGACGTCGATCGACGGCCAGCCGCGCACCTACACCCTGCGGGCCACACAGGTGTACCGCCGCGAGGGTGGTGCCTGGAAGGTGGCCCATCGGCACGCGGACACGGTCACCGACTGA
- a CDS encoding wax ester/triacylglycerol synthase domain-containing protein produces the protein MTAIIERLTPHELVEVWPGRRGWPQTIGALAVVEGAPLRGSDGDVALDRLLPAVGRVLAWPRFRQVLHEPGPGRGGPVWVDDGDLDLARHVTVVPVPTPGDDAALLATCARLYEAPLDPARPLWRVWVLPGLTDGRVGLLVVLHHALTDGAGALTAVGAVFDPEPAPPAAPWTTALRPPRPAPTNAELALDALRRRGHALRSIAAAATHPRGVAGAARQSRKALSGYDRHAPRTSLNQRVGRRRALHVARFDLDAVRAAAHAHATTVNDVLLAALAGGLHELLAARGELSPGLVLRASVPVAGPPEPGRTQNARTGMLVRLPVGEDDDERRLAAVVADTQERKRQPLDLGRSGVLSSPLVLRGAVALAARQRVSNIYLANLAGPPKPAWLAGARVLELLPLTNVVGNIGVSVAALSYAGRLAVTVTSDPELHPDVGVFVHGLERTVERLTAPYWPASSPRP, from the coding sequence ATGACCGCGATCATCGAGCGCCTGACGCCGCACGAGCTCGTCGAGGTCTGGCCCGGCCGGCGCGGCTGGCCCCAGACCATCGGGGCGCTCGCCGTCGTCGAGGGCGCGCCGCTGCGCGGTTCGGACGGCGACGTCGCCCTCGACCGCCTCCTGCCCGCCGTCGGCCGCGTGCTTGCCTGGCCCCGGTTCCGGCAGGTCCTTCACGAGCCCGGCCCCGGCCGCGGCGGACCCGTATGGGTGGACGACGGCGACCTCGACCTGGCCCGGCACGTCACCGTGGTGCCCGTCCCCACCCCGGGCGACGACGCCGCGCTCCTGGCCACCTGCGCCCGGCTCTACGAGGCGCCCCTCGATCCCGCCCGACCCCTGTGGCGCGTGTGGGTGCTTCCCGGCCTCACCGACGGACGGGTCGGCCTGCTCGTCGTCCTCCACCACGCCCTGACCGACGGTGCGGGCGCGCTGACCGCCGTCGGCGCCGTCTTCGACCCAGAGCCCGCGCCACCGGCAGCACCCTGGACGACGGCACTCCGGCCGCCCCGGCCCGCGCCCACGAATGCCGAGCTCGCCCTCGACGCCCTGCGCCGGCGTGGTCACGCGCTCCGTTCGATCGCCGCCGCGGCCACCCACCCGCGCGGCGTGGCCGGCGCGGCGCGGCAGAGCCGGAAGGCGCTGAGTGGCTACGACCGGCACGCTCCACGAACCAGTCTCAACCAACGCGTCGGCCGCCGCCGGGCGCTGCACGTCGCCCGGTTCGACCTCGACGCCGTGCGCGCCGCCGCCCACGCTCACGCCACCACCGTCAACGACGTCCTCCTCGCCGCCCTGGCCGGCGGCCTGCACGAGCTGCTCGCCGCGCGCGGCGAGCTCTCGCCCGGGCTGGTCCTGCGCGCGTCCGTGCCCGTCGCCGGGCCGCCGGAGCCGGGCCGTACGCAGAACGCCCGCACCGGGATGCTGGTGCGCCTGCCGGTGGGAGAGGACGACGACGAGCGGCGCCTGGCGGCCGTCGTCGCCGACACGCAGGAGCGCAAGCGTCAGCCGCTCGACCTCGGCCGCTCCGGGGTGCTGAGCTCCCCGCTGGTACTGCGCGGCGCCGTGGCGCTGGCCGCCCGCCAGCGGGTCTCGAACATCTACCTCGCTAACCTCGCCGGCCCCCCGAAGCCGGCGTGGCTCGCCGGGGCCCGGGTGCTCGAGCTCCTCCCGCTGACGAACGTGGTGGGCAACATCGGCGTCAGCGTGGCCGCCTTGTCCTACGCCGGGCGGCTCGCCGTGACAGTGACGTCCGACCCGGAGCTGCACCCCGACGTCGGCGTCTTCGTCCATGGTCTCGAACGGACGGTGGAGCGGCTCACGGCGCCGTACTGGCCGGCTTCCTCGCCGAGGCCATGA